The Vulpes vulpes isolate BD-2025 chromosome 1, VulVul3, whole genome shotgun sequence genome contains the following window.
TTACATTATCAGTATCGTTGGTTTTGACAGTAAGTTTCAAccttaaaagtatatattataatttcCAAGTTAAGGATTACACTGGAAACATAATTGAGTTGAAAAATCTTTCTGTATTAAATAGGATGAAATCTCTTTAATTTCACGTATTTGGGTATGAAATCTCATACCCAGTCACTGAGCTATAGAATataggagaaggaggaaaaggattACTGATTACACTGTACCCAAGCCTCTGGGAGTCATGAGAGAATTATCCATGCAAACAGACGAATATCTTCTGAATTCAACCTAATATGTTAGCACAGTTGTAGGTAAGCCATTTAGTGCACCTCTGAAGTGGGAAATCCCTATGTTGTCACTGCTTCCACTTAAGAGTAGCTAAGCTTTGCTCTGTAAGAAAGGGACCCCTGTCCCGTCCACAGAGGACAGGAATCCTAAGTAGCACCAATGCTCCACCATCTGAGAACTATGCTTCCCAACCCAGAGCATCTCGCCTTTAATTTCCACTCCACAATTGGGGAAGACTATATTTAGCTCAGTGAGGACATGACcaaaaactaagtaaataaatagggataaaaatagaaaataaatatgaactcCATTGGAGTAAAACTTCCTATAGAGGTGATTAAGAGGTTAAAAaactatttgtaaataaaaagtcaaaaccaAGTAAGATACATCTCTATTTTTGGTTTCATTCAAAAGAGTCTCCTTCATTCTTGGCAAACTAGCTATGTGGTATGATATGATCTACTTCATTTACACTGTATCTATTAAAAGTCATTCCTTAATAAGgactttttaatattaaaaattctaaaggtttataataaatattgtattaaaatactttaatatttacAATTGGAAAAAATGTACACTGTAGTCAGTCATCTCAAGGCTACTTCTTCAATTTCATCTTCTACAGTCTCTACTGCTTTTACTGCTGGTTTACTGTTTGCATGTTTTAATCGGTGTCTACTTGGATTAAAACTTCTTCCTTCACTGAGGAAAAAGTCATCATCTTCATCATGTTCTCTATCCCTGCTGCTCTTATCCCCAGGAAGAAAATTTAGAGGGTCAAAGTCTCCTTTGCTGGTAGCCAAAGAATTTGGGTCACTGCTTTTAGAGGAAATGGTGCTGCTGCCACTGGCACCAAATAGCTGTTCCATCAGATtagcttttttctctcttcttgtaaTTAAATCTACACTGTCTTTACTAAGTTTCTCTATATTGTTTCTTTGGACATCTAAAAGGCCACTCTTTTGGCTAAATGGATTTGACTTCCCTGATGTTTTTGCAAATGAAGGCACATAACTGCCAAATGCAAGTTCATTTGGAGAGGCTGGGCTTCTAATATTTCCCAGATTCTGAACATCTCCTTTTGTAGTGAAAAGGCTGATGTCTTGCAGATGATGCCCATTATATATTCTCTCCGAGAATTCAGAGGACATGTACGTTTTGGGGGTTCTCTCTGGGGAGGGCAGTTTTGATTCCAAATCAGGTAGCAATGGCAGAGGAGGGCATTTTGTATTCCTTGAATCTTGGAGTTCTCTGTTGATTTCATTCAGTTTAGCAAGTAGCATTTCTCTCTtcagcctttcttcttcctcttcttccaatTTATCAATATTCTGAATTTGGTACATTTCCATTTGGTATCTTCCAGTTTCCAATGTgggcttttcttctctctccagcAAAGAGAtcttctctttttgccttttagcaggttcttctctttcccactctgtatgaaatcaaattttaaaaaggggattTTACAGCAGatatttttaagtaggaaaaCTCAATTCTTATCTTTTACAAAATAGTGTATCTAATTTAGTTATTAGTACAGTGAGAATGAACACCATGAATTTCACTGCTACACTTTATATTCTGGAATTCAGAAAATATACTTAATGTGTATTgcatttaaaattcacatttatagAACAAATTTTATCTCCAGTGTAGAGGTGAGGAAGAAGGTTCTCTACTTTTTATACTTAATGTAAGTGCTTTACACTGAATGGAAGGTGATTGATGGATGGAGTTTAGTTCAAACTTAAATTGAACCTCTGGATGCATACACTGAGAAGAATACAACATCACTTATATAGTATTCTGAGTGAAGATACATTAAGTTGGATATCAGAACACTTCAGATAAACCTCAAATAAGgaatattctattttttgaagTGGGTCTTTATTCTTCAAAAGTGTTAatctcatgaaatatttaaagaagactaAAGAGATAGGACAATACTGTGTCAACTAATAAAACTGTAATATGGACAGCAGATTTGAGAAATATGTTGTATCAAAGTTAAATTTTCTGAAGTTGAAAACTATACTGCAATGATGCaagaaaatatccttattttgaaaaaatacacatgGATGTATTTTAAGGTATGGGCATGAGGTATATACAACTTACTCTTAGTAACCTTAGTAAATGGCATATATTCTCACTGATGTTAGAGATCATTCCATacaaattccaggaaaaaaaataaagttgaaaagaaGGGGCCAGTCTTCTGttactttcttttcctgttaCCTAGACACAACTGACCATAATACATTTCTATTCTATGCTTTCTAGATGAAAGCATCTCTTTGTGACTTACCcaacagtaatttattttctacttcaaaTGTTACATtgttttaaacacacacaaatatacaatCACTAATTTAAGCAACAATTGGATCATAATTTTATGTTCTATTAACTTTAAGAAGAAGAGGATTTCTCTGTAAGCAGCTTCTATAAAACTAATGAACTATATGCAGATGCTCAGACAGGGATTCCTTTCGCCCATACCTATAAGACATTTTATCCAGGTGGAAATGAATTTATTCCTGAACTTCATTTTCAGTATCTGAAACTATGTAAGTTGGTTCACTAAACTTCCACACTACTGGTTGAACATGGTAAAGATTTACTTTACATactaaatcaaaagaaaacttacaGGAATATATTTAGGATTTCACAATTCATTGATGTTAATGTCTGGGCTAGTGTACAGACTAGAATCTCAAGGGCAAGCCAATAAAGTGCACTGTCTTTCAGTTACCTCTTCATCACGCTTTAGttaacatacacacaaaaattttctcttttatcttaaTTCTACTTCATCTGAATTTTCCAAAAGGTAACTTGTCCTTATTCCCTAACCCCAAATACCaacttgagttatttttttttctttccttagtaaCTTTATTCAAATGTTTGTGATTCCTAATAGACCACCTACTACCATTATATCGACCTTTTCTTATTCTGTATAACCAATTCACTATTCAGCTGGAAAATATTCAGGGATGCTAACACTTTCTTTACTAAAGGATTCTGATTCATCACTTGATTAAAACTCTTTCTTACCATCCTCCAGCTTCTCAACCTCCTGTTTTACAACACGGAGTCCTTGATCTTTGacaaatttttcttctcttttcacagCTGAGTTTAGAATCCCTGCTTCTTCATGTTTACCTCTCTCTTGAAATTCCAGGtcctattacatatttttttttttaaaaatgcaagttcaCATGTCAAAAGgggaaaatgctatttaaatatcATAGAGTCATCTCCCATTAAGTATGACACCAACTAAGTTAGAAATTAaagcacattttaatttaataaagcaGTAAGTCACAACCCTCTGAAAGATGCTTCAAAAGCACACAAGATTATTTActttagttaaaatttttttaaaaagtgtaagatatatcaaataaatatcatGGAATTAAAGCCAATAACCAACATAAAATACTGAAGAGACATGTTTCAGAAGTATCTTTCCTTTGCACATATCACAACCAAATCTGATTAATTCAGTTAACCGGAAAAGGCTATTAACCAACTATGGAGGCCATGTGAGGAGGTGCTGCTGAACTATATAATACAGGAAGTAACAATTGCATTCCGTCTTTCAAATTTATACTATTTCTAAAGTCTTTAgtaaatttcataatatttaaatcaaataaaaatgtaagattaAAATTACTTGTTTCTTATGGTCCCTTTCATGTGTAATTTTTCTGAGTAAAAGTAAATACCTATTATTAGTACAGCAGAGGATTGTCCCCTAGTAtcaatttccttgttttccttttagttACAGAATCCCTTGAGTTTTAGCAGGGCATACGGATGCTCAACTGGAGACTACATTTGCTACTCTCCCTTGCAGCTAAATAGGACCAAAGGGATGTGAGTCAAAATATGTATGCAACTTCTgatcacataaaaatataagcttCTTGCCCTCCATTTCCTTGTTCCTCCTTCTCATAAAGGTGGTGAGCCAGTTCCAACCATACTCTTTAAGGTGGAAGAACAGTAAGACAGAGGATGACTACCAAGGAACAAAGCTGTTTACCTATCATGAACTACCCACTGACCTTCAAtctattataaaagaaagaagacttgTATGTTGCTTGAACCACTGTATGCTGGGTCTCTTTCCACCAGCAAATTAGTTTGGACTTTAATAATGTTCCCATTTGCTGAGACCCTTTAAAATGGCAGGATCAGTCTTAAGAGCTTTATAAACTTTGTGATTAGTTTTTACCACAACCTGAAGGGTAGCCCATTCCTGTTTTATAGAGTAGGAAATAGAGGCTCCAGGAAGTCACACAAACTAAAATGTTAGAACCAGAATCTAATTAAAAAGCAGTGCTAACTCCAAGACTATACTCTCTTCATTATATTAGATTGCTGCTCCTCATGCTGAATCCTACAAAGGatcttttaaagaatgattttGCTATTCCACACTTCACCctctttaaaaagacaacatgATCTACTTTCAATAATAgtgaaaatatagaaagaaggACACTTAGCAGATAGCTACTCAGGAACCAAGTCAGACCATTCTTTCTGCTTTATACCACAAGAAAAGATCTCTGGGTCTCTGGGAAACTTACAAGGCACAAAAACAGGAATATATGAAATATGCTGGATCCCTGGTAAACTGTTCTCTTTGGAATTTaaactataaatacaaaatatagaaCCCTCTTAGAGAAAAGAACATTCTGGTATTCAGTTTATAAGTCCTTTTAAATGAAGTTCCAagacagacccccccccccctgaaTTTCACTCTAATTTGAATGTTCTACAGTCAGATTCTGCTGTAATTACTTTGTTCAACATTCAGCTGATCTGTAAAATTCTCATATAATAGGAGGCAAAAAAAGGgggacaaattaaaaaaatcatttgaaagccAGTAAAAGTTACTATTAAATGTAAAGGCAAGGAGGATTTTTAGAGATTATCTGGGTACATAAAAGGTAAGAAACCTCTATCTCTGGAgatctgagtggcttagtcagctaagtgtctgattcttgacttcagctcaggtcatgatctcagggttgtgagatcaagccctggtttgggctctgcactaagcgtggagcctacttaaggttctttctctccttctccctctctgatcattctccctctctcaaaaaaagaaaaaaaaaaaaagaaaaacttctatcTCCAACCCAGAAAGTACAACTAAACTTCTTGAAGCATCTGGAAGATCCAATGACAACTAAGAGTCCATCCAAAGGAATTTAATAAATCACTCTCTTTAAAAGGCTACTTGTACATTTACACAGATACAGCAGTAGCTTCATTGCTAACTTTTAAAAGGCTTTAAAGGttttaagcttttaaaaggtTTCATACCGTGTTTTTTAGGAATAACTTCAAACCTAGAGTTTAGTACCTAATCATGTTGCTAAACTCACCAACGTAAGACGTTCAggtttttcccatttgttttcatAACACATAACTGTTTGTGGTGTTATAGGAAATTCTTCCAGCTCGAAGTCTTCACTGGTTTGTACTCCTTTTGTACACTGGTCTGTAAAATCACTCTGGCATGCAGCTACCATGAAAATTACAGAAGAATTTTCTAATAATATTGAACAGTGCTAAGATATATGGAATTTAACTACTATATGTTCACCATTTACATGAGATAATGCATGTTTTGCTCAGCTCTAGGACTACTCACTATTACTATTTCTGTTTCTAGGATTTACTGGCAATTAAGTAATTGAGAACAATTTAGACAGGTAAACCCTATTAAGCTTTTACAAagtctgtttttaactttctgcaattcagaaaagaaaaatttatacttttgtttaaaaaaaaaagtaaagatatgcATAATAATACCAAAGTGTTTATGAGTGAAATGAAATGACAGCtgggatttactttaaaatgctcttaaaaaaaaaaaaaaaccctctagaagtaggaaaaaatagatgaaataagtTTAGTAAAATATGTAACTGTTAAAGCTAAGTGATGCATAAATGAAGATACGTTATAATCAAACTCCAGTTTggagtattcttatttttataaaagtttcaaaaataaattttaagaaaaaacttgAACCTTAGGAAAAACTGAGAACAAGTTGACAGGATTTCTGAAAATTAACtataaggaaatttaaatttacttcaatgaagttgttttccttttgccttctttctactttagaattatttaattttattattaataagtgACACAATATGTGTttcaataataatagctactatACCATTTTTTCTTGAtctaagttctttttctttctttggagaagATTTTGGCAGCCGATtagaatatatgttttttatatccagttctctctccttttcctgaaAAGAAACCCAATACAATTTAGGATGTAGAGTTATcagtttgaaataaaacaaaaattctcaccTTGTCAAATTGGaatatattatactataataCTATAATGTCCTTACCAAGTTGGCATGTATTATATTGTACCTAGTTCAGTTTTCCTTCTTATCCACAGAATAACAGAAAGGAATGTCTCTAGGACATCTACGTTAGGACAATGATTCTCCCTAAAAAGTGCAATATGTACGGGCaatcaaaataaataaggcaaaattCATTTTCTATCCACTCTCACCTGATCTACTAGTGTCTTTAAACGTGATCCAAGTTTAGCAAGAGACCAAAATCATTTTGTTAGCATCTTTCAAACATAGGTTTTGAATTACCTATGaagttaaaaattatacttttttttaaaacagtgttaTCATTTTGAGGCTACGGCCCTGAGAATTTGATTgacaaaatgaaaattctatgTAAAATCACATTCAGTTTTGCACAGTTTCCACCTATCAATGATATCTGGATACCTTTAAGAAAACTAAGTAATGTGAATATTTCTTCTCAAAgctgaaaatgaagggaaatatttgaaacacatttaaaataatcctgGGGGTTATCTGAGGAAAAATATTGGGTTACTCAACCACTTAACAGAGGAAAAACTCCAGTTCCAACAATTCCTTCCAGGATTTCATAACTCATTTCAGTTATATCAATCCTATTAGGATTATTGTTTCACTTTTGGCATTTGTCATAGTGATTaacaaaacttttctttaaaagtactaAAGAGAATagaattttgtaaattatattgtACCAACTTACAAATATGAGTGTTTTAAAATGCTGAGtgttcaatattttatatatattatttattaaataaataaatacattcttactTTTAATTTGTGATGCAGTTGTTGTAGCTCCTTTTGAAGGACTTTATTTTCATCATGAGCCTCATATGCTCTTTTCCTTTCAGCAAGCAACTGTCGTTGGAAACTATTAGTACTCAGCTCAAGGTTTTTGGATAGTTCCTATGATGggtatataaacataaaaaaatagtaCTTGAGAATAACACTGCACTTAGCagtgaaataatgtttttagtAGTACCATACAAGACCTACAAAGCAGGCTGCACGTAGGGTTCATGAAcataaaataaactggaaaatagATCTACCAACAATTTAGTAAGGTACTTTAgcctatgtttccttttttttccttttcacaatgatttgtaaataaattCTTGAGCATTTGCCTGAAGCATACATGAGTAATCATTTAGGCTGGTTGCAAACTCAGCCAAAGGATGTGATGAGAAACACTGGCTTTTGAGAATCATAGTTCAGGCAAATATATACCAAGACAGTTGCATAAAACTATATAGCACTAACCAAGGTGCAGAGATTACCCTGTAAAACATTTCTAGATAAATATAGTAGTTCTACGGTCTTCAAACATTTTCCATAAAGTTTGTGAAAAAATTTAggttaaaacattttcttttaggtGACATCAACATCATGATGACATGagttattccttttttccccacctttCAATTTATAACTAATCAGATCCATAAAGCAAACATGCATAATTAAACAAAAGCACTTCTGCACAGCATGTCAGGACCCCTGAGAGAACCATCCATCTCTGCACCTGAAAGTGGGTGGACTAGACATCAGAGAAGGCTGTGGAACCAGGGGTGATGGTACAAGTGGCAGAAGTGGTGGCAGGCCCATATGACTTTTCTGGCAGGAGGTGGAAGTGTAAAGGTGTTAAGTGGGGATGTGCCTGGCCACATATGTGGCAGTTGAAGGGACTCTTTCTGAGGAGAGACCACAGTGActgaggggaaggaaaagaaagggaaggaggcaaagaaaactgaaggaatACCATTTCCTGCTGTATGCCCAGGATTCTGACAAGAGATCAATCATGACCCTTTGGGAAACAACCTCTCTGAGTCAAGGATCCCCTAAGGGGAAATGGGCAGAGCATCAAGTGGTAAACACACACCTCCCTCCACTCTGCCACCACACCTTTTCTTTCCAGTccaccagctttttttttcttaattgtataattgtttttctcatatGTATTTTATCTGAAGGCCCCTGATTCTCTCAGTACTATTTATTACATATGTAGACCCTTCTGGTCCCTGAGAATGACTTAAGATCTTTAAATAGCTCAAAGAACAATTGGGAACTTGAGTACTAACtagatatttgaaatattaaaacgTTAATTTTTTAGACATTATTCTTGGTATTGGTTAATGGCACTgtgtttttaaagtctttgtattttaaagagatacaaggtaaaatatttatgaatacaaCAATAAGATATCCAAGATCTACTTCCAAATACTACAGAGAGGTGGgagtatatatgaaaaatatatcctataaggtagcatttaaaaaaattctttattgaagtatagttgacacacaatgttacattagtttccagTGCACCACATAGTGGTTCCACAATTCTATATCTTATGTTGTGCTCACGACAACATCTCATCATacatgctattacaataccattcactatattccctatgctgtactctTTATTCCCaggacttattcattccataactggaagtctgtatctcctACTACAATATCTTATGTTGTGCTCACGACAACATCTCATCATacatgctattacaataccattcactatattccctatgctgtactctTTATTCCCaggacttattcattccataactggaagtctgtatctcctACTACAATTCACTCATTTTGCCTATCTCACTACCactctcccttctggcaaccatcagattGATCCCTGTCTTTATGGATCTGTTTTTGCCCTCCTTAGGCCcgatcacctatttaacccatctccccccacctacctcccctctagcaaccctcaatttgttctctatagttaagtatctgttttatggtttgtggCCTCCCCTTTTCCCATATTAATTTGTAAATGGAATCgttttcttcatttcactttctgctactttgttattagcatatagaaacacaactgactTCTGCATATTTTGTATCCTCcaacttcactgaatttattctaatagtttttggtggagtttttagtattttctatgtatggtatcatgtcatctgcaaatagttacACGTTTAacttcttaccaatttggatgacttttatttcttgtctgattgctgtacCTAGGTCTTCTAGTACTATTTTATACAAAAGTGGCAAGAAcaagacatccttgtcttgttactGATCTTAAAGCTCTGTTTTTatccactgagtatgatgttaaacTCTaagtttgtcatatatggcctttattatgttatatTCCCTCCACACCcactttttgagaaattttatcatgaatggatgttgaattttgtcaaatgctttttctgcagtTACTGAGCtgattgtatgatttttatcGATCACTTTGTTAGTAttgtgtatcatgttgattgatttttgagtATTAGATTGCCCTGATATcctggagtaaatcccacttgatcatggtaatttttaaaaatatattgaatgtggcttgctaatattttactgaggattttttttttttgcatccatgttcatcagggatattactGGCTggtagttttctattttttagggTCCTTGGTTTTGATATCAAGGTAATATGACCTTATAGAATGTATCTGGAAGCtttccctcttctactttttggaagtttgaggagaataggtattaactcttctttaaaggtctggtagaattcacctggccctggacttttatttgtttagagtttttaaattacagattcaattttgttactagtaatcAGTCTATTCAAACTTCCTACTTCTTCCTAATTCAGTTTTAGAAGATTGTTATGTTTCAagaaatttatccattcttctaggttgtccaatttgttggcatataatttttcatagtatccTTCTCATAATCCTTTACTATCTCTGTGGTGTCAtttgttacttctctttcatttctgattttattcatttaggtcCTCTTTTTCTTGATGTGTCTGGCTAAAGGTTgatcaaatttattatttttttaaaaagtcagttcttgggatccctgggtggcgcagcggtttggcgcctgcctttggcccagggcgcgatcctggagacccaggatcgaatcccacgtcaggctcccggtgcatggagcctgcttctccctctgcctgtgtctctgcctctctctctctgtatgactatcataaataaataaaaattaaaaaaaaaaaaaacaatttaaaaagtcagttcttggtttcattgatcttttctattgtttttaagtctctatttatttccattctaattgttattattttcttccctctaccagctttaggctttgttcttttcctaatcTTTTAGGTAAAAGGTTATATtatctgagatttttttgtttcttgaggttGGCCTTTATCACTacactataaatttccctcttacacccgctt
Protein-coding sequences here:
- the LCA5 gene encoding lebercilin — protein: MGERERSPDNDQESKAGKHHYSYCSSDFGTTPQSSGRSSLVNSSSPKSIKGKNPKRQISDSQVHHQAPRKPSPKGAPNRKGVRVGFRSQSLNREPLWKDTDLVTKRVLSARLLKINELQNEVTELQVKLAELLKENKALKRLQYRQEKALNKFEDTENEISQLIARHNNEITALKERLRKSQEKERATEKRVKDTEGELFRTKFSLQKLKKISEARHLPERDDLAKKLVSAELKLDDTERRIKELSKNLELSTNSFQRQLLAERKRAYEAHDENKVLQKELQQLHHKLKEKERELDIKNIYSNRLPKSSPKKEKELRSRKNAACQSDFTDQCTKGVQTSEDFELEEFPITPQTVMCYENKWEKPERLTLDLEFQERGKHEEAGILNSAVKREEKFVKDQGLRVVKQEVEKLEDEWEREEPAKRQKEKISLLEREEKPTLETGRYQMEMYQIQNIDKLEEEEEERLKREMLLAKLNEINRELQDSRNTKCPPLPLLPDLESKLPSPERTPKTYMSSEFSERIYNGHHLQDISLFTTKGDVQNLGNIRSPASPNELAFGSYVPSFAKTSGKSNPFSQKSGLLDVQRNNIEKLSKDSVDLITRREKKANLMEQLFGASGSSTISSKSSDPNSLATSKGDFDPLNFLPGDKSSRDREHDEDDDFFLSEGRSFNPSRHRLKHANSKPAVKAVETVEDEIEEVALR